In a single window of the Nitrospira sp. MA-1 genome:
- a CDS encoding BLUF domain-containing protein gives MIQISYISTATKPMSQEDLEQILRSSRENNARLGITGMLLYGNNTFIQILEGEEQAVHELIARIKKDPRHTDFQVLKKKTVDRREYADWSMGFKRVSGEEFQAVKGLENLVEKDFNTTFLGSHESIVDSLMEHFRKDRLKKIGQEELSLDQEDRLIQVLHQTIRAAVKVLAVLMVFTILWGVVDVVYLIYQKLILPSFTTFTIRDIVTTFGAFLAVLIAIEIFINITLYIRKDVIHIKMVIATALMAIARKVIIFDFKEITPPYIFATAAVVLALGITYWLIERRFTWGEPDNL, from the coding sequence ATGATCCAAATTTCGTACATCAGTACCGCCACGAAACCGATGTCACAAGAGGATTTGGAACAGATTCTAAGGAGCAGCCGTGAAAACAATGCACGATTAGGCATAACCGGAATGTTGCTGTATGGAAACAATACCTTCATCCAAATACTGGAAGGGGAAGAGCAGGCTGTACATGAATTGATTGCGAGAATCAAAAAAGATCCTCGCCACACCGACTTTCAAGTGCTGAAGAAAAAAACCGTGGATCGTCGCGAGTATGCCGACTGGAGCATGGGATTTAAAAGGGTATCCGGAGAAGAATTTCAGGCCGTGAAAGGCCTCGAAAACCTCGTTGAGAAGGATTTCAATACGACTTTTTTGGGAAGCCACGAGAGTATTGTGGATTCCCTGATGGAGCATTTCCGCAAAGACCGGCTCAAAAAAATCGGGCAGGAAGAATTATCCCTCGATCAAGAAGATCGTCTCATACAAGTTCTCCACCAGACCATACGGGCAGCCGTAAAAGTCCTGGCAGTCTTGATGGTGTTTACCATTTTGTGGGGAGTCGTTGATGTGGTGTACCTCATTTATCAAAAACTCATATTGCCGAGTTTCACGACATTTACCATTAGGGATATCGTCACCACATTTGGAGCATTTCTAGCCGTTCTCATTGCCATAGAAATTTTCATTAACATTACGCTGTATATACGCAAAGACGTCATTCACATTAAAATGGTCATAGCTACAGCTTTAATGGCCATAGCCCGAAAGGTGATCATTTTCGATTTCAAAGAAATCACACCTCCCTATATTTTTGCAACTGCTGCGGTGGTGCTGGCGCTAGGCATTACCTACTGGCTCATTGAAAGACGGTTTACCTGGGGAGAACCAGATAATCTGTAA
- a CDS encoding ethylbenzene dehydrogenase-related protein, with protein MKQPRYQHRMISILPIPGILIVAAFLAMIDIPLAVSQPVTIPIASIKGNIAMDAANPIWESVPGVVVPLSGQTITTPMHPNISVKTVMVKMATNGQDVGVWANWGDQTINNTTIGPQDFRDQMAIQFPVQDAGAPPFQCMGQSGGTVNIWRWNAEWQKDLGMGVAGMWDVDQQYPAIAWDYYYEEPSGGVTYTNRTGRSAGPFNEGIWSGNIMSDPSLRISSVEDLNANGFSTLTTQSAQNVLGNGLWEPYGALKGGCCNGPTWRVVMKRALTTDDPNDVQFIAGSSFPVAFAVWDGSNVERNGMKGISTWFTAQMPN; from the coding sequence ATGAAACAGCCTAGGTATCAACACCGAATGATTTCAATCCTGCCAATCCCTGGAATTCTGATTGTAGCGGCGTTCTTAGCCATGATTGACATCCCCCTAGCGGTGAGCCAACCGGTGACGATTCCCATTGCTTCCATCAAGGGAAACATCGCGATGGATGCGGCAAATCCAATTTGGGAGTCCGTCCCCGGAGTTGTCGTTCCATTGAGCGGTCAGACCATTACCACCCCCATGCACCCGAATATTTCGGTTAAGACCGTGATGGTGAAGATGGCCACCAACGGACAAGACGTTGGCGTCTGGGCAAACTGGGGTGATCAGACCATTAACAATACCACTATCGGGCCTCAAGATTTTCGGGATCAAATGGCCATCCAGTTTCCGGTTCAGGATGCCGGAGCTCCCCCATTTCAATGCATGGGGCAATCAGGGGGAACCGTGAATATTTGGCGATGGAACGCTGAATGGCAAAAAGACCTAGGCATGGGAGTGGCCGGCATGTGGGACGTGGACCAACAATACCCGGCCATTGCCTGGGATTATTATTATGAGGAGCCCTCAGGAGGGGTCACCTATACGAATCGAACCGGACGAAGCGCTGGGCCTTTTAATGAGGGCATCTGGTCAGGCAATATCATGTCAGATCCCTCCCTCCGGATCAGTTCTGTAGAAGATCTCAACGCCAATGGCTTTAGCACTCTCACCACCCAGTCAGCACAAAACGTACTGGGCAACGGATTATGGGAACCTTATGGCGCCCTTAAAGGAGGTTGTTGTAATGGACCGACGTGGCGCGTCGTCATGAAACGAGCCCTGACGACTGATGATCCCAATGATGTCCAGTTTATTGCTGGTTCAAGCTTTCCAGTGGCCTTTGCCGTGTGGGACGGCTCGAATGTAGAGCGTAATGGCATGAAAGGTATTTCGACCTGGTTTACGGCTCAAATGCCAAATTAG
- a CDS encoding globin produces the protein MEQITPNFSDSEIHILECGLGWIKESEDAFADKLFHRLLREHPEIATSLQTMGLQPFSRRIVQILDTIIKEIRLSGKIRSPIREQWADLAPTTVSHLQPHHLLRMAETYLDIFSELAEDAWSPAMESAWRKIIHQVSISLWGHQPESLSSLALSSAFPFINRRNNRMSQPFALFWGAFIILAGSIASIGLWSRYRLAEVKLSKKPGLKKVWC, from the coding sequence ATGGAACAAATTACCCCCAATTTTTCAGATTCGGAGATTCATATACTTGAATGCGGCCTAGGATGGATCAAGGAAAGTGAAGATGCATTTGCCGACAAGCTGTTCCATCGCTTGTTGCGAGAGCATCCTGAGATCGCCACTTCTCTCCAAACAATGGGGCTACAACCATTCAGCAGGCGCATCGTCCAGATCCTCGATACGATCATCAAGGAAATCCGCTTAAGCGGAAAAATTCGGTCACCCATCAGAGAACAATGGGCAGATCTGGCACCCACAACGGTAAGCCACCTGCAACCTCATCACCTGCTCAGGATGGCGGAGACCTATTTAGACATTTTTTCTGAATTGGCAGAAGATGCCTGGAGCCCTGCCATGGAATCTGCCTGGAGAAAAATCATTCACCAGGTGAGCATCAGTTTGTGGGGGCACCAACCTGAATCCCTTTCCTCTTTAGCACTTTCATCGGCCTTTCCATTCATCAACAGGAGAAATAATCGTATGAGCCAACCATTTGCACTTTTTTGGGGAGCCTTCATAATTTTGGCGGGGAGCATCGCCTCTATCGGCCTGTGGAGTCGTTATCGCCTCGCAGAAGTAAAGCTGTCAAAGAAGCCAGGGCTAAAAAAAGTTTGGTGCTGA
- a CDS encoding VOC family protein, giving the protein MAPKGQSPLTRKRKPPSRPPKLDTIHHVAIPVPNVAKAVEWYTSRFNCCVDYIDESWALLAFANTKLALVLPRDHPSHFALSRPDANKFGDLITHRDGLNSVYITDPFGNSIEVMEES; this is encoded by the coding sequence ATGGCACCCAAAGGGCAAAGCCCCTTGACCAGAAAGCGAAAGCCACCGTCCAGGCCCCCAAAACTGGATACCATCCATCATGTGGCGATTCCAGTCCCGAACGTGGCCAAAGCGGTCGAATGGTATACCTCCCGCTTCAACTGTTGCGTGGACTACATCGATGAATCCTGGGCGCTTCTGGCCTTCGCCAATACCAAACTGGCCCTTGTTCTGCCTCGGGACCATCCTTCTCATTTTGCGCTCAGCCGTCCAGATGCCAACAAATTTGGAGATCTCATCACCCACCGGGACGGACTCAATTCAGTCTATATCACCGATCCCTTCGGCAATTCAATTGAAGTGATGGAAGAGTCATAA
- a CDS encoding CbiX/SirB N-terminal domain-containing protein gives MADLKKAILLVGHGGIPKGYPSDLITKLKRLEAQRRAAGTPMSPEELELDNKVRTWPRTPETDPYQAGLESLGAAMKPLLNGSLFGLAYNEFCGPTLAEAVESLIREGAETITVVSTMFTPGGSHSESEIPEELEELRKKHPKVTLIYAWPFNLEKVSRMLMEHIQQF, from the coding sequence ATGGCAGACCTTAAAAAAGCTATTCTTCTTGTCGGACACGGAGGCATCCCTAAAGGATATCCATCGGACCTCATTACCAAATTGAAACGCCTTGAAGCCCAGCGGAGAGCAGCCGGCACTCCCATGTCACCTGAAGAATTAGAATTGGATAACAAGGTTCGTACTTGGCCACGGACCCCTGAGACCGATCCTTACCAGGCCGGCCTCGAATCCCTTGGGGCTGCCATGAAGCCACTCTTGAACGGATCGTTGTTTGGCTTGGCCTATAATGAGTTCTGCGGACCGACCCTCGCCGAAGCAGTGGAATCCCTCATTCGAGAGGGAGCAGAGACTATTACCGTAGTTTCGACCATGTTTACTCCGGGAGGATCGCATTCCGAAAGTGAAATCCCTGAAGAACTGGAGGAACTTAGAAAGAAACATCCGAAGGTGACTCTCATCTATGCCTGGCCGTTCAACCTGGAGAAGGTCTCAAGAATGCTGATGGAGCATATCCAACAATTTTGA
- a CDS encoding MerR family transcriptional regulator, with product MSNIANDSQKFRIKSVASTTGLSAHVIRKWEERYQLVHPQRASNGYRLFTEDDIQFLLYLKSQVDHGESIGQLAQAGEHELRQLMQHVPLDLSGIPSTYWNDAQEMIRSARRQDVQGITTMLENWIDGLGLERALTIIIFPFLRLIGELWHQGGISLRGEQSVSRLVRQHLINIIREESPLGRPHALIACVPGDFHEIGPLSASVLLRSIGWHSIYLGPNVSFEMLEMALRRKHAQLIILSCIIEPGTGTLQTWIRDITQHLQPLCEVVVGGPGFTPFAQLLSTHNISYFGQIQEVKTVQPRTHLPHMAKNISSSSFTT from the coding sequence ATGTCTAACATTGCAAACGATTCCCAGAAATTTCGCATTAAATCTGTGGCCAGTACGACAGGACTCAGCGCCCACGTGATTCGGAAATGGGAAGAACGCTACCAATTGGTCCATCCTCAGCGAGCTTCTAACGGCTATCGACTTTTTACTGAAGACGATATTCAATTTCTCCTGTACCTGAAATCACAGGTGGATCATGGTGAGTCCATTGGTCAATTAGCCCAGGCCGGTGAGCACGAACTCCGACAGTTGATGCAGCATGTCCCCCTTGATCTCTCAGGGATACCCTCCACATATTGGAATGACGCACAGGAAATGATTCGATCCGCGCGGCGGCAGGATGTGCAGGGAATCACCACCATGCTTGAAAACTGGATTGATGGTCTGGGGCTCGAACGGGCTTTGACTATCATTATCTTTCCTTTCTTGCGACTGATTGGTGAGCTATGGCATCAGGGAGGAATCAGTTTGAGGGGAGAACAAAGCGTGAGCCGTTTGGTGCGCCAACACCTCATCAACATCATCAGGGAAGAATCTCCTCTTGGAAGACCGCACGCCTTGATTGCCTGCGTGCCTGGAGACTTTCATGAAATCGGTCCGCTCTCAGCTTCGGTGCTCTTACGAAGCATTGGATGGCATAGTATCTATCTCGGGCCCAATGTCTCATTTGAGATGTTGGAAATGGCCTTGCGCCGAAAACACGCACAGCTTATTATTCTTTCCTGCATTATTGAACCGGGTACAGGCACACTACAAACCTGGATTCGTGATATTACTCAACATCTGCAGCCATTGTGTGAGGTGGTGGTGGGCGGACCCGGGTTCACACCCTTTGCCCAACTACTCAGCACCCACAATATTTCCTATTTTGGTCAGATTCAAGAAGTCAAAACGGTTCAACCCCGAACTCACCTTCCTCACATGGCAAAGAACATAAGCTCGTCCTCATTCACCACCTAG
- a CDS encoding DUF523 and DUF1722 domain-containing protein — MAEPLSDHKPRLGISQCLLGDTVRYDGGHKRDAFLTDVLAPFVEWLPVCPEVEAGLSTPREAMHLAGDPEAPQLLTIRSHIDHTATLHDFSQRRVQELQGSDLDGYIFKKSSPSCGVYRVKVYTDKGQPSKQGTGIFASAFQHAFPLLPVEEEGRLSDAPLRENFIERIFCYRRWKTLFQEHRISRGAIVQFHTRHKYLLLTHSRSHYHDLGQLIAKAGHYTPGDLASRYGPLFMDALKIKATVRKHVNVLQHLAGYFKKQLSTIERAELQETIQDYHRHLTPLAVPLTLIKHYVRILAVPYLMDQVYLNPHPKELMLRNHV; from the coding sequence ATGGCTGAGCCCCTTTCTGATCATAAGCCGCGACTTGGGATCAGCCAATGCCTCCTCGGTGATACCGTTCGATACGATGGTGGGCACAAACGTGATGCCTTTCTCACAGATGTCCTAGCCCCGTTCGTCGAATGGCTTCCCGTCTGCCCGGAAGTGGAAGCCGGACTGAGTACTCCGCGAGAAGCCATGCATTTGGCCGGCGATCCTGAGGCTCCACAACTCCTGACCATCCGCTCCCACATTGATCACACCGCCACCCTGCACGACTTTAGTCAGCGCCGGGTTCAGGAGTTACAGGGAAGTGATTTGGATGGGTATATTTTTAAAAAAAGTTCCCCAAGCTGCGGTGTGTATCGGGTCAAGGTCTATACCGATAAAGGTCAACCTTCCAAGCAGGGAACGGGTATCTTTGCCTCCGCATTCCAACACGCATTTCCCCTGCTTCCTGTGGAGGAGGAAGGTCGTTTGAGTGATGCCCCCCTTCGGGAAAACTTTATCGAGCGCATTTTCTGTTATCGAAGGTGGAAAACCTTATTTCAGGAGCATCGAATCAGCCGAGGGGCCATTGTGCAATTCCATACCCGCCACAAATATTTATTGCTCACCCACAGCCGTTCACATTATCACGACCTTGGGCAGCTCATCGCGAAGGCTGGCCATTATACACCTGGGGACCTTGCCAGTCGCTATGGTCCCCTATTTATGGACGCGCTGAAAATCAAGGCCACCGTGCGAAAGCATGTCAATGTCCTCCAGCATCTGGCCGGCTACTTCAAAAAACAACTGAGCACCATTGAACGGGCCGAGTTGCAGGAAACCATTCAGGATTACCACCGGCATCTCACACCCCTGGCTGTTCCTCTGACGCTCATTAAACATTATGTGCGCATCCTGGCTGTTCCCTATTTAATGGATCAGGTTTATCTCAATCCACATCCGAAAGAGCTGATGTTGCGCAATCATGTCTAA
- a CDS encoding PDZ domain-containing protein: MRLYAPFNNRVSRFMLPCFVMAWLLVGLFAPGSLAYEEADEKPPTSSNPHASPPGANTPAPSGIVGLALHITAVRIGEPARLIIRAVHPSGPAARAGLNHGEEILTVDGLPLAGKTYQEAVGLIRGEVGSTVRLGLTGPKGERTVSVVRINESVLMEQTPQAM, from the coding sequence ATGCGCCTCTATGCACCTTTCAACAATCGCGTAAGCAGATTCATGCTTCCCTGTTTCGTCATGGCTTGGCTCCTGGTTGGCTTATTCGCTCCCGGAAGTCTCGCTTACGAAGAGGCAGATGAAAAACCCCCAACTTCCAGCAACCCCCACGCCAGCCCTCCAGGCGCCAACACACCCGCTCCCTCGGGAATTGTCGGACTTGCCCTGCATATTACAGCGGTTCGAATTGGAGAACCTGCTCGATTGATCATTCGCGCCGTGCATCCGTCCGGACCCGCCGCACGCGCTGGACTGAATCATGGGGAGGAAATTCTGACAGTCGACGGGCTCCCCCTAGCCGGGAAAACCTATCAGGAGGCGGTAGGGCTTATCCGTGGAGAAGTGGGAAGCACCGTCCGACTGGGACTTACCGGCCCGAAAGGTGAACGCACCGTCAGCGTCGTGAGAATTAACGAATCGGTGTTAATGGAGCAAACGCCTCAAGCCATGTAA
- a CDS encoding DUF4149 domain-containing protein gives MTEHILIFFNLLAMAILVGKIVFLSFVTAPVLSRTLDTDTFAKVVRSLFPQYYGLGMISAAVGWTTSIALGLLNGFESIVLLPATIWLGVLAIEHYCRTPLIAQINDLSDQLKAKQARGLTTPLLQQQRDGLHRLSVQLNSLVLFMGLCLMGLFGISP, from the coding sequence ATGACTGAACACATTCTTATTTTTTTCAATTTGTTGGCCATGGCCATTTTGGTGGGCAAGATTGTCTTTCTGTCGTTTGTGACCGCGCCGGTTCTCTCACGGACCCTGGATACCGACACCTTCGCCAAAGTCGTCCGAAGCCTGTTTCCTCAGTATTATGGATTGGGAATGATCAGTGCTGCTGTTGGCTGGACCACCAGCATTGCCCTGGGACTGCTGAATGGATTTGAATCCATCGTCCTGCTTCCCGCCACCATCTGGTTAGGCGTTCTGGCCATTGAGCATTACTGCCGGACACCCCTCATTGCTCAAATCAATGACCTCAGTGACCAATTGAAAGCCAAGCAGGCTAGAGGCCTCACGACCCCGTTACTTCAACAACAACGGGATGGTCTTCACCGCCTTTCCGTCCAACTGAATTCCCTGGTCTTATTCATGGGTTTGTGCCTCATGGGCTTATTCGGCATCTCGCCGTAA
- a CDS encoding TIGR01777 family oxidoreductase: MKMVIAGGTGFIGREVCRMLIEEGHSVIILTRHAENYTASATPQRHFVQWDGVTLGPWAQECEGADVVINLSGAPIADSRWTDKRKQVLIDSRVEPIQALLLAIPTWKHKPHTFISASGIGFYGARGEEELNESSTRGKGFLSDLSQVWENTAMEAEALDLRVIPVRFGMVLGPDGGALSKMTVPFRVFLGGPVLPGTQYVSWIHRNDLARLILFIITHPTLDGTVNGVAPEAVTMQHFCTTLGKTMNRPSWLPVPGFALNIALGELATMLTTGQHVLPQKALDSGFSYSFPTLQKALQSILGKA, from the coding sequence ATGAAGATGGTCATTGCCGGTGGAACTGGATTTATCGGACGAGAGGTTTGCCGGATGTTGATTGAAGAAGGACATTCCGTCATCATTCTCACCCGCCATGCAGAAAATTACACTGCGTCTGCCACCCCACAACGTCATTTCGTCCAGTGGGATGGAGTCACTCTGGGACCATGGGCGCAGGAATGTGAGGGTGCAGATGTTGTCATCAATCTTTCCGGTGCACCGATTGCCGATTCCCGCTGGACCGACAAGCGGAAGCAAGTGCTCATTGATAGCCGGGTGGAACCGATCCAAGCCTTGCTTCTGGCCATACCGACCTGGAAACACAAACCTCACACCTTTATTTCCGCCTCGGGAATCGGCTTCTATGGAGCCAGGGGTGAAGAAGAGCTGAATGAATCTTCTACGCGTGGTAAGGGCTTTCTTTCAGATCTCTCTCAGGTTTGGGAAAATACGGCCATGGAGGCCGAAGCCTTGGACCTTCGGGTGATTCCAGTCCGATTCGGAATGGTCTTGGGACCGGATGGCGGAGCTCTATCAAAAATGACTGTGCCGTTTCGCGTGTTTCTGGGCGGTCCCGTTCTACCCGGCACTCAATATGTTTCGTGGATCCATCGGAATGATCTTGCTCGCCTTATCCTTTTTATCATCACCCACCCCACTCTCGATGGGACGGTTAACGGCGTCGCTCCGGAAGCAGTGACCATGCAGCACTTTTGTACGACATTGGGAAAAACGATGAATCGTCCCTCCTGGTTGCCGGTTCCTGGATTTGCGTTGAATATCGCTCTGGGAGAGCTCGCGACAATGCTGACAACCGGACAACACGTTCTCCCGCAAAAAGCCCTGGATAGCGGATTTTCATATTCCTTTCCCACCCTACAGAAAGCATTACAATCAATATTGGGCAAAGCATGA
- a CDS encoding DUF3365 domain-containing protein — translation MKTLQVLYLTSAVILLGFSMSDIAASEEGTHSIKGVRPEIVADFIYAVIESDRTLYTTHIVDRMQETGTVIASETWESRNALPLPAQMLLLSGSAVKEKGIGLEYRLASRLPIYQKNGPASDFEEAGLAAVEREPSQPATGYITKGEQTYFQAIYADRAISRACVTCHNTHLLSPKRDRKLGDVMGGIIISFPVE, via the coding sequence ATGAAAACGCTCCAAGTCCTCTATTTAACTTCAGCGGTGATCCTCTTGGGCTTTTCTATGTCAGACATCGCTGCTAGCGAAGAAGGCACTCATTCGATCAAAGGCGTTCGACCGGAAATCGTGGCAGACTTCATTTATGCGGTGATCGAATCTGACCGGACCCTGTATACCACCCATATCGTCGACCGCATGCAGGAAACAGGAACGGTCATCGCCTCGGAAACCTGGGAGTCCCGGAACGCTCTGCCCCTTCCGGCTCAAATGCTGCTGCTGTCGGGATCTGCCGTGAAGGAGAAAGGCATCGGCCTTGAGTATCGTCTGGCAAGCCGTCTGCCTATTTACCAAAAAAATGGTCCTGCCTCGGACTTCGAAGAAGCTGGTCTGGCGGCCGTAGAACGTGAGCCGTCTCAACCGGCCACAGGTTACATCACCAAGGGGGAACAAACATATTTCCAGGCGATCTATGCAGACCGGGCAATCTCCAGGGCCTGCGTCACTTGTCATAACACACACCTCCTCAGCCCAAAACGTGATCGGAAACTGGGTGACGTCATGGGAGGAATTATCATCTCCTTTCCGGTTGAATAA
- a CDS encoding SUMF1/EgtB/PvdO family nonheme iron enzyme, producing MKMWCLMIIALMLTVTPPTATAAEATTIEKDPVEMMTIPAGPFIRGSAPGEGRLDEQPRRKIYLNAFAIDTYEVSNAHYMKFLDETLHKPPMNVFAERPFNKEEGIAELPVVQVTWHDAVDYCFWAGKRLPTEAEWEKAARGNDGRLYPWGDQAPTPKQANFERDWEEKKTFVEVTALPEGQSPYGLRNLAGNVREWVQDWYASEYYASAPDKNPKGPETGILKVLRGGSWKSFDTDLRATSRGKGGFALKTHGIGFRCARDIGPGQTESESNTQ from the coding sequence ATGAAGATGTGGTGTTTAATGATAATCGCACTCATGCTGACAGTTACCCCACCGACTGCCACGGCAGCGGAAGCGACCACGATAGAAAAGGACCCGGTCGAAATGATGACTATTCCGGCCGGTCCGTTCATACGAGGAAGCGCCCCAGGAGAGGGTCGCCTCGACGAACAGCCTCGCCGCAAGATTTACCTCAATGCCTTTGCCATCGATACGTATGAAGTGAGCAATGCGCATTACATGAAATTCCTGGATGAAACGTTACATAAACCGCCAATGAATGTGTTCGCCGAACGCCCGTTCAACAAGGAAGAGGGCATTGCGGAACTCCCAGTCGTCCAGGTCACCTGGCATGATGCCGTCGATTATTGCTTTTGGGCCGGAAAGCGTCTGCCGACCGAAGCCGAATGGGAGAAAGCGGCTCGAGGAAACGATGGTCGTCTCTACCCCTGGGGGGACCAAGCACCTACTCCGAAACAAGCCAATTTTGAAAGAGACTGGGAAGAGAAAAAGACCTTTGTCGAAGTGACGGCCCTTCCGGAAGGCCAATCACCATACGGACTCCGAAACCTTGCCGGCAATGTCCGTGAATGGGTGCAGGACTGGTATGCCTCCGAATACTATGCCAGCGCTCCGGACAAAAATCCCAAAGGCCCGGAGACCGGAATTTTAAAAGTTCTCCGTGGAGGATCGTGGAAAAGTTTTGATACTGATTTGAGAGCCACCTCCCGAGGCAAGGGTGGATTTGCACTAAAAACTCATGGCATCGGGTTTCGATGTGCGCGGGACATTGGTCCGGGTCAGACCGAGTCAGAAAGCAATACACAGTAA
- a CDS encoding SUMF1/EgtB/PvdO family nonheme iron enzyme: MTNIKSGEVRNEKLTRSGGRLPVAGVLLGSLLLTLHPSAAFAQDSAVVPDKMSYVPFGPSIMGIDKDPSKATSTTGDSATLYQRRMSMPWSKEAFHDEGPAHWVVVDGYFIDKYEVSNSNYAEFMKTKGHPGPAYWDDPRLNKPNQPVVGVNWFDAKAYCEFKGKRLPTEAEWERAARGPEGLKYPWGNEFDAAKANFGKNHAATLPIDSMPEAASPYGLHHMAGNVFEWVEDWYDPDFYRKTPHSVNTMGPLKPIWIGGTGTYVDRLTVGEKRVIRGGSWIAAQSSITTTHRFWNHPSNNSYGVGLGFRCAKSASTVVNDKVRTATIDAMKRMGQEKWQEAKTQIATALELDPHNTELQQMQAIVQDNIR, translated from the coding sequence ATGACAAACATAAAATCTGGAGAAGTCAGAAATGAAAAATTGACCAGATCAGGAGGACGCCTGCCTGTGGCAGGCGTCCTCCTCGGCAGTCTCCTGTTAACCCTTCATCCATCGGCAGCATTCGCTCAGGACAGTGCGGTCGTGCCAGACAAAATGTCGTATGTGCCGTTCGGCCCTTCCATCATGGGCATCGACAAAGATCCGTCTAAGGCCACGTCAACCACGGGCGACTCTGCAACACTCTATCAACGGAGAATGAGTATGCCCTGGTCCAAAGAGGCATTTCATGATGAGGGACCGGCCCATTGGGTCGTGGTTGATGGTTATTTTATTGACAAATACGAAGTTTCAAACAGCAACTATGCAGAGTTCATGAAGACCAAGGGGCATCCCGGACCAGCCTATTGGGACGACCCGCGATTGAACAAACCCAACCAGCCGGTGGTTGGAGTGAATTGGTTTGATGCCAAGGCCTATTGCGAATTCAAAGGCAAGCGACTCCCGACAGAAGCCGAATGGGAGCGAGCCGCTCGAGGCCCTGAGGGATTGAAATACCCGTGGGGTAACGAGTTCGATGCAGCAAAAGCCAACTTTGGCAAAAATCATGCTGCCACCCTGCCGATTGACTCCATGCCGGAAGCGGCAAGCCCGTACGGCCTTCACCATATGGCTGGGAATGTTTTTGAATGGGTGGAAGACTGGTATGACCCGGATTTTTACAGGAAGACTCCCCATTCGGTGAACACCATGGGGCCACTTAAACCCATCTGGATCGGCGGAACCGGCACATATGTGGATCGCCTGACCGTCGGTGAGAAGCGGGTCATTCGGGGTGGATCATGGATTGCCGCACAATCCAGCATCACCACCACACATCGGTTTTGGAATCATCCATCCAATAACAGCTACGGGGTAGGACTGGGATTCCGATGCGCAAAATCCGCTTCCACGGTAGTCAATGACAAAGTACGAACGGCTACGATTGACGCCATGAAGAGAATGGGACAAGAAAAATGGCAGGAGGCCAAGACACAAATTGCCACCGCCCTTGAACTCGATCCTCATAATACAGAACTTCAACAGATGCAGGCGATCGTTCAAGACAATATTCGGTAG